Below is a window of Candidatus Neomarinimicrobiota bacterium DNA.
AGCCGTGGAGCAGACGTAACGAAAGTCGGGACCACGGCAGCCAAGTTTCTGGCCATTGGGGCCGGTTCACGGGCCGTTTCCATGGGCGGAGCGTTTGTGGCCACCGCCGATGACGCCACGGCTATGTACTGGAATGTCAGCGGCCTAGCCCAGCTGAGCCAGCCGGAGCTGTTGGTGAACTATACCCGCTGGTTCGCTGACATCGTCTATGCTTACCTCGGCTTTGTCTACCCGTTAGGTCGGCTAGGCACTGTCGGGTTCAATGTCGTCTCCATGAGCATGGAGGAGATGCGAGTGACTGCTTACGGTGTCGAGGGCGACTTCACCGGTGAGACCTTCCGTGCCGGCAGCTATGCTATCGGGCTGTCCTATGCCCGCCAGATCACGGATCGCTTCGCCCTCGGTGGCAACGT
It encodes the following:
- a CDS encoding PorV/PorQ family protein, whose product is MGRFTRVFLIIALLGGSISRGADVTKVGTTAAKFLAIGAGSRAVSMGGAFVATADDATAMYWNVSGLAQLSQPELLVNYTRWFADIVYAYLGFVYPLGRLGTVGFNVVSMSMEEMRVTAYGVEGDFTGETFRAGSYAIGLSYARQITDRFALGGNV